From one Eucalyptus grandis isolate ANBG69807.140 chromosome 9, ASM1654582v1, whole genome shotgun sequence genomic stretch:
- the LOC120288510 gene encoding agamous-like MADS-box protein AGL62 — protein sequence MTKEGANARQATSSKRRPGLLKKASELYAFCAIEMAVIVLSPRGKPFYFGHPSVDATVDKREHPKMACIDATQQAQTDRQQILEKLNKQYVDVLEQLKAGMEGAKEMSDIKPLRFKNFSFNDFVVFGKWLEDVENAVDKRRTELLAPRVFKFNSMPGSY from the coding sequence ATGACGAAGGAGGGTGCCAATGCTCGACAGGCTACCTCCTCAAAACGCCGACCGGGGCTATTGAAGAAGGCGAGTGAATTATATGCTTTTTGTGCTATTGAGATGGCCGTTATCGTTCTCTCTCCGAGAGGCAAGCCTTTTTATTTTGGTCACCCGTCTGTGGATGCGACCGTGGATAAGCGTGAGCATCCAAAGATGGCTTGTATTGATGCTACTCAACAGGCTCAAACTGACAGACAGCAGATCCTAGAAAAACTGAACAAACAATATGTCGATGTGCTCGAGCAACTGAAAGCTGGAATGGAAGGAGCTAAAGAGATGAGCGATATTAAGCCCCTGCGATTCAAAAACTTTAGCTTTAACGATTTTGTGGTATTCGGGAAATGGCTGGAAGATGTCGAGAATGCGGTCGACAAGAGAAGGACGGAGCTCTTGGCCCCTAGAGTCTTCAAGTTCAACTCCATGCCCGGAAGCTATTAA